CGCGCGTGTAGGTGCCCACGTGCAGCTCGTACAGGACCGCGCCCTGGAGCGGGCGTCCGGACCACTGCTCGCGCCAGGTGTGGAGCCCTTGGTCGACGACCGCGCTCTGCCCGTCCGGGCCGTCCGGCTGCCGCCGCGAGCGCGGATCGGGCCGCACCGGGCCGTCGTCCACCGCGAAGCCGTAACGCGTGCCGTCGCGCGCCTCTTCCTCGACGATCCACCACCCCGCCCGCTCCGAATCGTGCTCCATCGCGCGCGTGGCTCCGTCGCAATGGAGCGTCACACGGCCGGCCTGCGGTGCCCACACCTCGAACTGCACGGACGGTTCCCCTTCGTCTGCTCACCGTGATGTAGCCAGATCATCGTGCTCCACACGAGATCAATCTGCTGGTGCATACCCCCTTTTGCGGCGGGTGTCGTCCGGTACGCGCGCGTGGTGGCCGTTTCCCCGATTTCTGGACACCCGCGGTTCACTGCCCGACAATCACCCGTGTGACGTCGTCCTTCGAGTTCCCGACCTACCGCGCGCGGCTGTCCGACGCGGAGCGCGACAAGGCGCTGCAGGTGCTGCGTGACGGCGTCGCCATGGGTCGTCTGTCGCACGACACGTTCATCCGGCGCATGGAACTGGCGCTCGCCGCCCGCCGGTCCGACGAACTGGCCGTCCTCACCGCGGACCTGCCCTCCGAAGGCCGGGTCGCGCGCCTGGTGTTCGGCACGGTGGAGGCGGTGTCGGGTTTCACCGAGCGGCTGCGCAGGGCCTGGCGGGCCGAACGGCTGCCCAAGCTGCTGCTGCCCCACCCCGCGGCCGGGCGTCCCCTGCGCATAGGCCGTGACCCCGCCAGCGGGCTCCGGCTCAACCACGAGACGGTCTCCCGGGTGCACGCCGAACTCACCCGCCAGGGCGGGACGTGGGTCCTGCGGGACCTCGGCTCGACCAATGGCACGACCGTGAACGGACGGCGTGTCATCGGCGCGACCGCGGTCAGCGAAGGCGACCAGGTCGGCTTCGGGCAGGTGGTCTTCCGGCTCGCCGCCCACTGAGCCGCAACCCGCCCCCGCCCGGCCCGCCGATGCCGTGGAGCACCGCGCGACCCCCAGCACGGGACCCGCAAGTCACCCTCTTCTCGGCGGTGTTGACGTACACCTGAAGTCGTGACTGACTGTGCGTACACCACCCACATCAGGTGAACCGACGGCACCACGGAGGTGTGCCCTGCCGCCACTCCTCCGCTATCCGACCGTCGACGAGCTGGGCGCGCGAGCGACCGCCCTCGTCGCCCGCCACCCCCGTTCCGCGCGGCTGCGCCGCATCGGCGCCTCGCGCGCGGGCACGCCCCTGTGGCTGCTGT
This region of Streptomyces chromofuscus genomic DNA includes:
- a CDS encoding DUF1707 and FHA domain-containing protein → MTSSFEFPTYRARLSDAERDKALQVLRDGVAMGRLSHDTFIRRMELALAARRSDELAVLTADLPSEGRVARLVFGTVEAVSGFTERLRRAWRAERLPKLLLPHPAAGRPLRIGRDPASGLRLNHETVSRVHAELTRQGGTWVLRDLGSTNGTTVNGRRVIGATAVSEGDQVGFGQVVFRLAAH